From the Nitrospirota bacterium genome, the window CCACAAAGTTCGGCTCTTTTGGCGTTGCAAAGTTTAAAAGCTCATTAATCAGACCATTAATCCTCCCGAATTCCTCAAGTGCAATTTTATAGAAGTCTGTCCTGAATTCAGGGTCATCAAACCTGTGTGGAAGCATCTGGATAAATGTCCCTATAGCTACAAGGGGGTTTCTGACCTCATGGGCGATCCTTGCGGCGAGATTACCGACGATTGAAAGCTGCTCAGTCCGCTGGAGTAATTCTCTGGATTTTTCTATCTCTTTTATGAGTTTTGCATTTTCTATGGCAATGGCTGCTTGATTTGCAAGGGAGGTAAGGAGTTCAATGTCCTCGCTGTTATACATCTCATGGTTTCTCTTTTCGCTCAGGGTAAGAAAGCCCACCTTTTTTTCTTTTATAATGAAGGGTATGCATACATCTGCGCCGAGCTTTTCCATGATACTGTCAAATTTATGATTGTTGTATTCTCCTTTTAGCCATGCCTTTTTCATGCCTGCCATAGTTCCATTCTGTTTTCCTGAACCTGGTCGGCAGGGACAATTTAAAATATCTGCTGCATCTATATGTTTTATATCCTCAATTTTCTCGATATTTCTGTTTATGCCATATGATGCCTGGAGGCTGAAATCGCCATGCTCATTGAGCAGAAAAATAGCAGCCTTT encodes:
- a CDS encoding GAF domain-containing protein; the protein is FGDRYKYYEAIADFSKEIIRILDLEKLLKGLIDLMVKTFGVEKAAIFLLNEHGDFSLQASYGINRNIEKIEDIKHIDAADILNCPCRPGSGKQNGTMAGMKKAWLKGEYNNHKFDSIMEKLGADVCIPFIIKEKKVGFLTLSEKRNHEMYNSEDIELLTSLANQAAIAIENAKLIKEIEKSRELLQRTEQLSIVGNLAARIAHEVRNPLVAIGTFIQMLPHRFDDPEFRTDFYKIALEEFGRINGLINELLNFATPKEPNFVEENLHDVIEKMLLLTTPKSKQKNILVIRDYDPSVRLVWMDAEKMKQVFLNLICNAIEFNSEGGTLTVRTKRIEHGGNTPFVQIEIIDTGIGIPKEDVRRIFDPYFTTKHKSTIHKGAGLGLFISHQHITEHHGTIEVDSKIGKGTTFRVKMPINRMALKPQTEKIPTKKELTVQ